A genomic region of Vitis vinifera cultivar Pinot Noir 40024 chromosome 7, ASM3070453v1 contains the following coding sequences:
- the LOC100266245 gene encoding subtilisin-like protease SBT1.9, translating to MAAALSLSLKLVCFHAFTISLLASNHLGQSADTYIVHMDSSAMPKPFSGHHGWYSSMLSSVSDASTPTGAAVTPSTTAKLIYTYSNSINGFSASLTLSELEALKKSPGYLSSTPDQFVQPHTTRSHEFLGLRRGSGAWTASNYGNGVIIGLVDSGIWPESASFKDEGMGKPPPRWKGACVADANFTSSMCNNKIIGARYYNRGFLAKYPDETISMNSSRDSEGHGTHTSSTAAGAFVEGVSYFGYANGTAAGMAPRAWIAVYKAIWSGRIAQSDALAAIDQAIEDGVDILSLSFSFGNNSLNLNPISIACFTAMEKGIFVAASAGNDGNAFGTLSNGEPWVTTVGAGTMDRDLYGILTLGNGVQIPFPSWYPGNPSPQNTPLALSECHSSEEYLKIRGYIVVCIASEFVMETQAYYARQANATAAVFISEKALFLDDTRTEYPSAFLLIKDGQTVIDYINKSSDPRASMAFQKTEMGTKPAPMVDIYSSRGPFIQCPNVLKPDILAPGTSVLAAWPSNTPVSDNFYHQWYSDFNVLSGTSMATAHVAGVAALVKAVHPNWSPAAIRSALMTTANTLDNTQNPVKEVSNDTVTALDMGAGQVNPNKALDPGLIYNATAEDYVQLLCAMGFTAKEIQKITRSSYECLNPSLDLNYPSFIAYFNDESSAPDELVQVFHRTVTNVGEGQSNYTAELTPLKGLKVKVDPEKLVFNCKHETLSYNLTLEGPKSMTEYLVYGHLSWVSDGGKYVVRSPIVATRMDPGMAPDFFGGF from the coding sequence ATGGCTGCTGCTCTGAGTTTGAGTTTGAAGCTTGTATGTTTCCATGCATTCACAATTTCTCTCCTTGCCTCCAATCATTTGGGACAGTCTGCAGACACATATATAGTTCACATGGACTCTTCAGCCATGCCCAAACCCTTTTCCGGCCACCATGGCTGGTATTCCTCCATGCTTTCTTCCGTATCAGATGCTTCTACACCCACCGGCGCCGCCGTCACCCCGTCCACTACTGCCAAGCTTATCTATACTTACAGTAATTCCATAAATGGCTTCAGTGCAAGTCTCACTCTTTCTGAGCTTGAGGCTCTCAAAAAGTCCCCCGGCTACCTCTCTTCTACTCCAGATCAGTTTGTCCAACCTCACACTACCCGCAGTCACGAGTTCCTTGGCCTAAGGCGAGGTTCCGGAGCATGGACTGCCTCGAATTACGGGAATGGCGTCATAATTGGCCTGGTTGACTCCGGAATTTGGCCTGAAAGTGCTAGCTTTAAGGACGAGGGTATGGGAAAACCTCCCCCTAGGTGGAAAGGTGCATGTGTGGCGGACGCCAACTTTACTTCTTCCATGTGCAACAACAAAATCATTGGAGCTCGGTATTACAATCGAGGTTTTCTAGCTAAATATCCAGACGAAACCATTTCGATGAACTCTTCTCGAGATTCAGAAGGACATGGAACCCACACTTCATCGACGGCTGCAGGCGCCTTTGTGGAGGGTGTATCCTATTTTGGGTATGCCAATGGTACTGCTGCAGGCATGGCACCACGGGCCTGGATAGCCGTGTATAAAGCGATCTGGAGTGGAAGAATTGCGCAATCGGATGCTCTAGCCGCAATTGATCAGGCAATTGAGGACGGTGTCGATATACTGTCCTTGTCCTTCTCCTTTGGAAACAACAGCTTGAACCTGAACCCCATTTCAATAGCTTGTTTCACAGCTATGGAGAAGGGCATATTCGTGGCTGCGTCGGCAGGAAACGACGGGAACGCCTTCGGAACCTTAAGCAATGGAGAACCATGGGTGACAACAGTTGGTGCTGGTACCATGGACAGAGATTTGTATGGCATCTTAACTTTGGGAAATGGAGTTCAAATCCCCTTTCCTTCGTGGTATCCTGGGAATCCTTCTCCACAGAACACGCCATTGGCTCTCAGTGAATGTCATAGCAGCGAAGAATACCTAAAAATTCGAGGCTACATTGTTGTATGCATAGCTTCTGAATTCGTCATGGAAACCCAAGCATACTATGCCAGGCAAGCAAACGCAACAGCTGCTGTCTTCATTTCTGAGAAAGCTCTGTTTCTGGATGACACCCGAACTGAATACCCATCTGCGTTCCTCCTTATCAAGGACGGCCAAACTGTCATAGACTACATAAACAAGAGCAGTGATCCAAGAGCGAGTATGGCATTTCAGAAGACAGAAATGGGTACCAAGCCCGCTCCAATGGTGGATATATATAGCTCAAGAGGGCCATTTATACAATGCCCCAATGTCTTAAAGCCTGATATTCTAGCTCCTGGCACATCAGTTCTGGCAGCATGGCCTTCAAATACTCCAGTTTCTGATAATTTTTATCACCAATGGTATTCTGACTTCAATGTCTTGTCTGGGACATCCATGGCCACTGCTCACGTTGCGGGCGTGGCTGCTCTAGTAAAGGCAGTGCACCCAAATTGGAGCCCGGCTGCCATTCGATCTGCACTGATGACCACAGCTAATACATTGGACAATACTCAAAACCCCGTCAAAGAGGTTTCTAATGATACAGTCACCGCACTAGATATGGGAGCCGGCCAGGTGAACCCCAATAAGGCACTTGATCCAGGGCTCATCTACAATGCAACTGCAGAAGATTATGTGCAGCTTCTTTGTGCCATGGGCTTCACAGCAAAGGAGATTCAAAAGATTACAAGATCCTCCTATGAATGTTTGAACCCGTCTTTGGATCTTAATTACCCATCTTTCATTGCTTACTTCAATGATGAGAGTTCAGCCCCAGATGAACTTGTACAAGTATTTCACAGGACTGTTACTAATGTTGGGGAAGGGCAGTCCAATTATACTGCAGAACTCACACCCCTGAAAGGATTAAAGGTGAAGGTCGACCCAGAGAAATTGGTATTCAATTGCAAGCATGAGACGCTGAGCTACAATCTTACTTTAGAGGGCCCAAAATCCATGACAGAGTATCTGGTATATGGCCATCTCAGTTGGGTCTCGGATGGTGGGAAATATGTTGTGAGAAGTCCAATTGTGGCAACAAGGATGGACCCCGGAATGGCTCCTGACTTCTTCGGTGGTTTCTGA
- the LOC100249074 gene encoding uncharacterized protein LOC100249074 encodes MSTQGKTDSDDTSFAASSPRRPLYFVQSPSGDSHDGEKTSMSLHSTPALSPMGSPPHSNSSLGRHSSSTRFSGSGKTSTNGGHHRKGEKPWKEFDKIEEEGLLEFDGARRRPSPRCYIIAFVVGFFLLFSLFSLILLCVSKSHKPTITMQSIRFQQFSIQAGVDSSGVPTDMVSVNTIVKFKFRNTATFFGLHVTSTPLHLSFSQLNVATGMMQKFYQPRNSHKTIKVIVRGSNIPLYGGGASLNISNGTVSGAVPLTLSFTVRSRGYVLGRLVRPKFYLRMKCPVAMDFGNPKKKVSIPLKDSCTYRR; translated from the exons ATGTCAACGCAGGGAAAGACGGATTCCGACGACACGAGCTTTGCTGCGTCGTCACCTCGCCGGCCGCTGTACTTCGTTCAAAGCCCATCAGGAGACTCCCACGATGGCGAAAAAACTAGCATGTCGCTCCACTCCACTCCGGCGCTCAGCCCCATGGGCTCGCCACCTCACTCCAACTCCTCCCTCGGCCGCCACTCCTCCTCCACCCGCTTCTCCGGCTCCGGTAAGACGTCCACCAACGGCGGCCACCACCGGAAGGGTGAGAAGCCATGGAAGGAGTTTGACAAGATTGAAGAGGAGGGCCTTCTGGAATTTGATGGAGCACGACGCCGTCCCTCTCCTCGCTGCTATATCATCGCTTTTGTCGTCGGTTTCTtcctccttttctctcttttctcatTGATTCTATTGTGTGTGAGTAAATCCCACAAACCCACCATCACTATGCAG AGCATTAGGTTTCAGCAATTCTCCATTCAAGCTGGTGTAGATTCCTCAGGTGTACCCACAGATATGGTCTCGGTGAACACCATTGTGAAGTTCAAGTTCCGCAACACCGCCACATTCTTCGGACTCCACGTCACATCGACACCTCTACACCTCTCCTTCTCCCAACTCAATGTCGCCACCGGAATG ATGCAGAAGTTTTATCAACCAAGAAACAGCCATAAAACGATCAAAGTGATAGTGAGGGGAAGCAACATTCCTCTGTACGGCGGAGGGGCCAGCCTGAACATTTCAAATGGCACAGTGAGTGGAGCAGTGCCATTGACACTGAGCTTCACGGTTCGGTCGAGAGGATACGTGCTGGGGAGACTGGTGAGACCCAAGTTCTACCTGAGGATGAAGTGCCCAGTGGCCATGGACTTCGGTAACCCCAAAAAGAAGGTTTCCATTCCACTAAAGGATTCCTGTACATACCGCCGTTGA